A genome region from Opitutaceae bacterium includes the following:
- a CDS encoding YdbH domain-containing protein, translating to MELQHASQAGSWTLNASSISVEQWIAPLSGYLGLRDSLGDFRIAGNLQGEASGTISRGSICGRLHCRLSDASLSSDTRGLRVEGLNVSLDLEGPAPLLSQGTPTLSFREARFNQVIARNGHIAFSLSKSGALYIAGARLDLFGGAVEIRDETIPLQSVLSREVSLGIHLSNLSLAEISAMLPDVIAEAHGRLSGQIRVAWSAKNGFKFGNGRFQIDRAESVEIRFNPQPGFLTSHTPERLTILPAWTGVLQRWFSPKNPAYESLRQIEMGLMSLHVETLSVELHPAGDAQGRTATVRISARPAVSSAVDRIDFEVNVSGPLDEVIRLGMDKKVSIKNGGAR from the coding sequence ATGGAGCTGCAGCATGCCTCGCAAGCCGGAAGTTGGACCCTCAACGCATCATCCATTTCCGTTGAGCAGTGGATCGCTCCCTTGAGCGGCTACCTGGGATTGCGCGACTCTCTCGGCGATTTCAGGATTGCCGGCAATCTGCAGGGGGAAGCCTCCGGCACCATCTCTCGAGGCAGCATCTGCGGACGCCTGCACTGCCGTCTCTCCGACGCCAGCCTTTCAAGTGATACCCGAGGACTGCGCGTCGAGGGGCTCAATGTTTCACTGGATCTCGAAGGCCCTGCTCCCCTGCTCTCCCAAGGCACACCGACACTCTCGTTCAGGGAAGCGCGTTTCAATCAGGTCATCGCTCGCAATGGCCATATCGCCTTTTCACTCTCCAAAAGCGGTGCGCTTTATATTGCAGGCGCCCGGCTCGACCTGTTCGGCGGTGCGGTTGAAATTCGTGACGAGACCATTCCCCTGCAGTCAGTGCTCTCCAGGGAGGTCAGCCTCGGCATTCATCTTTCCAATCTGAGCCTGGCGGAAATCAGTGCGATGCTTCCCGATGTCATCGCCGAAGCGCACGGTCGCCTCAGCGGACAGATCCGCGTGGCGTGGTCGGCAAAAAACGGCTTCAAGTTCGGCAATGGTCGGTTTCAAATTGACCGTGCGGAATCGGTGGAAATCCGCTTCAACCCGCAGCCTGGCTTCCTGACGTCGCACACACCCGAACGTCTGACCATCCTTCCCGCATGGACGGGCGTCCTGCAGCGATGGTTCTCGCCGAAAAATCCGGCTTACGAATCACTGCGCCAGATCGAGATGGGATTGATGAGTCTCCATGTCGAAACATTGAGCGTCGAACTGCATCCCGCGGGCGACGCGCAGGGGAGAACCGCAACAGTGCGGATCTCCGCCCGTCCCGCCGTTTCCTCAGCCGTCGATCGGATCGATTTCGAGGTGAACGTGTCCGGGCCTCTCGACGAGGTCATCAGGCTCGGCATGGACAAGAAGGTTTCGATCAAGAATGGCGGAGCGCGCTGA
- a CDS encoding four helix bundle protein: MQGPHKKLRPSGGYRQTASFQTATIIYDATYWFCERFLDPRSRMADQMVQAARSGRQNIAEGSRASATSSQTELRLVNVARASLEELLLDYEDYLRHRRHAIWAPSSSEAGAVRGVASRKDRTDPSDQTDQSDLTALNDQQRWPLYSRWLDHPDAAVRANALICLIHQANYLLDRQIAALEAAFVKEGGYSEHLATERLRQRKRDQSDQSNPPDSSNLQPPNCPKCGSLMGLRTAKAGNTPGSQFWGCTKYPECKGTLPV, from the coding sequence ATGCAAGGACCCCACAAGAAACTGCGCCCGAGCGGGGGGTACCGCCAGACTGCCAGCTTCCAGACCGCAACGATCATCTACGATGCCACCTACTGGTTTTGCGAAAGGTTTCTGGATCCTCGTTCCCGCATGGCCGATCAGATGGTGCAAGCCGCGCGCTCCGGCCGGCAGAATATCGCCGAAGGCAGCCGCGCCTCCGCTACATCTTCTCAGACCGAGCTCCGCTTGGTCAATGTCGCCCGAGCCAGCCTCGAGGAGCTTCTCCTCGACTACGAAGACTATCTGCGCCACCGCCGTCATGCGATTTGGGCACCCAGCAGTTCCGAGGCGGGCGCAGTGCGCGGCGTGGCTTCGAGAAAAGATCGGACTGATCCGTCTGATCAGACAGATCAGTCCGATCTTACCGCTCTCAACGACCAACAGCGCTGGCCGCTCTACTCCCGCTGGCTCGACCACCCCGATGCCGCCGTGCGCGCCAATGCGCTCATCTGCCTAATACATCAGGCAAACTATCTGCTCGACCGCCAGATCGCCGCCTTGGAAGCCGCCTTCGTCAAGGAAGGAGGCTACTCGGAGCACCTCGCCACCGAGCGCCTGCGCCAAAGGAAGAGAGATCAGTCGGATCAGTCCAATCCGCCAGATTCTTCCAACCTTCAGCCCCCAAACTGCCCAAAATGCGGTTCGCTCATGGGGCTGCGCACAGCCAAGGCCGGCAACACACCTGGCAGCCAGTTCTGGGGCTGCACGAAATATCCGGAGTGTAAAGGCACGCTGCCCGTTTAG
- the infA gene encoding translation initiation factor IF-1, producing the protein MADDKSIEVEGKIVAVLPGTMFKVELANGHIVLAHISGKLRKNFIKIAAGDSVKMEMSPYDLDKARITYRMKDERPAMARRPAPRRRY; encoded by the coding sequence ATGGCCGACGATAAATCGATAGAAGTTGAAGGCAAGATTGTCGCGGTGCTGCCGGGCACGATGTTCAAGGTCGAGCTTGCCAACGGGCACATTGTTCTAGCGCACATATCGGGCAAGTTGCGGAAGAATTTCATCAAGATCGCCGCGGGCGACAGCGTAAAGATGGAGATGAGTCCGTATGACTTGGACAAGGCGCGCATCACCTATCGCATGAAGGATGAGCGTCCCGCGATGGCACGGCGGCCGGCACCCCGGCGACGCTACTAG
- the xerD gene encoding site-specific tyrosine recombinase XerD, giving the protein MHAGPTIVIPAPDRVPASFAEAIEAYLGFLQLERGLSPNSVAAYSNDLAQCALYLSRKRTCAGWPAVRSDDLSAWLQSLTTNELAPASLARKLSALRGLYRHLVKEQLCTVDPTELLVAPKSIRPLPGTLSFDEITRLLEAPRSGDAYGLRDKAMLELFYASGLRISELTALTIQQIDLEHGMVRVFGKGSKERVVPVGRNATKALAVYLEAGRSHFVKAGRTRSHLFLSERGGPLSRVRLWMLVKHYARLAGITRTVRPHLLRHSFATHLLSGGADLRAIQEMLGHANISTTEIYTAVEPSRLLDQHRRYHPRGRKSRSRLDAGKKTP; this is encoded by the coding sequence ATGCATGCGGGACCAACGATCGTGATCCCCGCGCCTGATCGTGTGCCGGCATCATTTGCCGAGGCTATCGAGGCGTACCTGGGATTCCTGCAGCTTGAGCGCGGGCTGTCTCCCAATTCAGTCGCCGCCTACTCCAACGACCTGGCGCAATGTGCGCTGTATCTCAGCAGGAAGCGAACGTGTGCTGGATGGCCGGCGGTTCGGTCAGACGATCTGTCCGCATGGCTGCAGTCTCTGACAACCAATGAACTGGCTCCCGCCAGTCTTGCGAGAAAACTGTCAGCGCTTCGTGGTTTGTACCGCCACCTGGTCAAGGAGCAGCTGTGCACCGTAGACCCCACGGAACTGCTGGTCGCACCGAAGTCGATCCGACCACTGCCGGGAACGCTATCCTTCGATGAAATCACGCGTTTGCTTGAGGCTCCGCGCTCAGGCGACGCCTACGGGCTGCGCGACAAGGCGATGCTCGAGCTCTTTTATGCCAGCGGCCTGCGGATTTCCGAGCTGACCGCGCTGACTATCCAGCAAATCGACCTCGAGCACGGAATGGTGCGCGTTTTTGGAAAGGGCTCCAAGGAGCGGGTAGTTCCCGTGGGCAGGAACGCCACAAAGGCCCTTGCAGTCTATCTGGAGGCTGGCCGTTCCCATTTTGTCAAAGCCGGGCGCACGCGCAGCCATCTTTTCCTGAGCGAACGAGGCGGGCCGCTTTCCCGCGTAAGGCTGTGGATGCTGGTCAAGCACTACGCCCGGCTCGCGGGAATCACGCGCACCGTGAGACCCCATTTGCTAAGACACTCGTTTGCCACACATTTGCTCAGCGGTGGCGCCGACCTCCGGGCAATTCAGGAAATGCTGGGGCACGCAAACATCTCGACCACAGAAATCTACACGGCTGTAGAACCATCGAGATTGCTGGACCAGCACCGTCGCTATCATCCGCGGGGTCGGAAGTCGCGGAGCCGGCTCGATGCGGGCAAGAAAACCCCTTGA
- a CDS encoding amidophosphoribosyltransferase: MSDPIRHECGIALVRLLKPLSYYQEKYGTPLWGFSKLFLLMEKQHNRGQDGAGVACVKLDVPAGEPFMFRERQVKVNPLDKIFKALLKQYQEKVTSGTIHPEFPDTVKKHFDFGGELLMGHLRYGTSGGYNLSSCHPYFRRSPWPTRNLALAGNFNMTNTGALNDSLIAMGQHPIFATDTQALLEKIGFYLDEEHEDLYRFLRTRNLNGAEISRRISEDFDLGRVITRASKDWDGGYALVGMMGNGDAFVARDPSAIRPCHYFQNEEVIGVASERAPLMTSFDLAAEDVREVEPGHVLVIKKRGDLRSIRFTEPLSRTSCSFERIYFSRGNDVDIYQERKALGARLANQVLKAIDHDWANTVFSFIPNTAEVAYYGLMSALREIRRDEVKSAILDASRKGKLTDALLDELILRNWPRGEKVVGKDVKIRTFIGQENFRNQLASHAYDITYGSIRAGNNLVCVDDSIVRGTTLRRSILRILARLNPRKIVILSTAPQIRYPDCYGIDMSELGKFIAFEAAVALLKERGQGDLLEEVYRACRDELAKPADEVLENQVRRIYEPFSAEEISAKITDLVRPRKMDWKGETEIIFQTIENLHLAVPNHTGDWYFTGRYPTPGGYRVVNQAYLNYYEQSEGRSY; encoded by the coding sequence ATGAGCGATCCGATTCGCCACGAATGCGGCATCGCGCTGGTGCGACTGCTCAAACCCTTGTCCTACTATCAGGAGAAATACGGCACACCGCTCTGGGGGTTCTCGAAGCTCTTTCTCCTGATGGAAAAGCAGCACAACCGCGGCCAGGACGGCGCGGGGGTCGCGTGCGTCAAGCTGGATGTGCCCGCGGGCGAACCGTTCATGTTCCGCGAACGCCAGGTGAAGGTGAACCCGTTGGACAAGATCTTCAAGGCGCTGCTCAAGCAGTACCAGGAAAAGGTCACGTCGGGGACGATTCATCCTGAGTTTCCCGACACTGTTAAGAAGCACTTCGATTTCGGCGGCGAACTGCTCATGGGACATCTTCGGTATGGCACGAGCGGCGGATACAATCTGAGTTCGTGCCATCCCTACTTTCGGCGTTCTCCCTGGCCGACGCGCAATCTGGCGCTGGCCGGAAACTTCAACATGACAAACACCGGGGCGCTGAACGATTCGCTGATTGCGATGGGTCAGCACCCGATCTTCGCGACCGACACCCAGGCGCTGCTCGAAAAGATCGGCTTCTACCTCGATGAGGAGCATGAGGACCTGTACCGCTTTCTGCGGACGCGAAACCTGAATGGCGCGGAAATCTCCCGACGCATCAGCGAGGATTTCGATCTCGGCCGCGTGATCACCCGGGCTTCAAAGGACTGGGACGGCGGGTACGCATTGGTTGGAATGATGGGAAACGGCGACGCTTTTGTGGCGCGCGATCCCTCGGCAATTCGTCCGTGCCACTACTTCCAGAACGAGGAAGTCATCGGCGTCGCTTCGGAACGAGCTCCGTTGATGACGTCCTTCGATCTTGCCGCGGAGGACGTCCGTGAGGTCGAGCCGGGGCACGTCCTCGTCATCAAGAAGCGGGGTGATCTCAGGTCCATTCGCTTCACGGAGCCGCTGTCGCGCACTTCGTGCTCCTTCGAACGGATCTATTTTTCCCGCGGCAACGACGTGGACATCTACCAGGAGCGAAAGGCGCTGGGCGCGAGGCTTGCGAACCAGGTGCTCAAGGCGATCGATCACGACTGGGCGAACACGGTGTTCAGCTTTATTCCAAACACGGCTGAAGTCGCCTACTACGGACTGATGTCGGCGCTTCGCGAGATTCGGCGCGACGAGGTGAAAAGCGCGATCCTGGACGCAAGCCGCAAGGGAAAGCTGACGGATGCGCTTCTCGACGAACTCATTCTCAGGAACTGGCCGCGGGGAGAAAAGGTGGTTGGCAAGGACGTGAAGATTCGGACGTTCATTGGACAGGAGAATTTCCGGAATCAACTGGCGAGCCACGCCTACGACATCACCTATGGATCGATTCGCGCCGGCAACAATCTCGTGTGTGTCGACGACTCCATTGTGCGCGGCACCACGCTGCGGCGTTCCATCCTTCGCATTCTCGCGCGCCTCAATCCGAGGAAGATCGTGATCCTTTCGACCGCACCGCAGATTCGATATCCCGACTGCTACGGGATCGACATGTCGGAGCTTGGAAAGTTCATCGCGTTCGAAGCCGCGGTGGCTCTGCTGAAGGAGCGTGGGCAGGGTGATTTGCTGGAGGAGGTCTATCGCGCCTGTCGGGATGAGCTGGCCAAGCCCGCTGATGAGGTTCTCGAAAACCAGGTTCGGCGGATTTATGAGCCGTTCAGCGCCGAGGAGATCTCAGCCAAGATCACCGATCTCGTGCGTCCACGAAAAATGGACTGGAAGGGGGAGACGGAGATCATTTTCCAGACCATAGAAAACCTTCATCTTGCCGTGCCGAATCACACGGGGGACTGGTATTTCACGGGCAGGTATCCGACTCCTGGCGGCTACCGGGTGGTCAATCAGGCATACCTCAACTACTACGAGCAGAGCGAAGGCCGCTCGTACTAG
- a CDS encoding phosphoribosylformylglycinamidine cyclo-ligase: protein MSLSYDSSGVRYDQLDPFKRACQQAARRTSGALKGHGYREPENTRGESAYLMEADDHFLAHVEEGLGTKNLVADAMQRASGRCFYHEIAIDTVATIVNDLITCGALPVSVAMHAAVGDSAWFSDETRMKALVDGFAEGCIQSGAVWGGGETPTLRGIVSPDTIVLAGSAVGAIRPKSRRITGRIQHGDAIVFLASSGVQTNGLSLCRLIAESLPNGYLTPIGYGDARTYGEALLAPSVIYVRFVKACQDAGIPLNYVAHVTGHGWRKLMRLDEPFVYEIHTPRAAPALFRFLMEKGPIAPAEAYATFNMGVGFAAYVDPSSADAVVAQAKASGYDAWVAGTVRKEGRHKAVTIPSLGLAYDGETLQVR, encoded by the coding sequence ATGAGCCTAAGCTACGATTCATCCGGCGTCCGATACGACCAGCTCGATCCATTCAAGCGCGCCTGCCAGCAGGCGGCCCGCCGCACGAGCGGAGCTCTGAAGGGACACGGCTACCGGGAGCCAGAAAACACCCGCGGGGAGAGCGCCTACCTGATGGAGGCCGACGATCATTTTCTCGCACACGTCGAGGAAGGACTTGGCACGAAGAATCTCGTCGCCGACGCCATGCAGCGCGCGTCCGGCAGGTGTTTCTATCACGAGATCGCCATCGATACGGTTGCCACCATCGTCAACGACCTGATCACCTGCGGCGCGCTTCCCGTTTCCGTCGCCATGCACGCAGCAGTCGGGGATTCCGCATGGTTCAGTGACGAGACGCGGATGAAGGCGCTCGTCGATGGATTCGCCGAGGGCTGCATTCAATCCGGGGCGGTCTGGGGCGGGGGGGAAACCCCGACGCTGCGCGGTATTGTTTCTCCGGATACAATCGTTCTCGCGGGATCTGCGGTGGGTGCGATTCGTCCCAAGTCCAGGCGGATAACGGGCCGCATCCAACACGGCGATGCCATTGTCTTTCTTGCATCCTCGGGCGTGCAGACCAACGGACTTTCGCTGTGCCGCTTGATTGCCGAATCGCTTCCGAATGGTTATCTGACGCCGATCGGGTATGGTGATGCGCGCACCTACGGCGAGGCGCTTCTCGCGCCGTCCGTGATCTACGTTCGTTTTGTGAAGGCCTGCCAGGACGCCGGAATTCCACTCAATTACGTCGCTCATGTCACAGGCCATGGCTGGCGCAAGCTCATGCGGCTCGACGAGCCGTTTGTCTACGAGATCCACACGCCCCGGGCCGCACCGGCGCTTTTCCGGTTTCTGATGGAGAAGGGACCGATCGCCCCCGCCGAGGCCTATGCCACCTTCAATATGGGCGTGGGTTTTGCGGCGTACGTGGATCCATCGTCCGCCGATGCGGTCGTGGCACAGGCCAAAGCCTCGGGGTACGATGCCTGGGTGGCGGGCACCGTCCGCAAGGAGGGCCGCCACAAGGCGGTGACCATTCCCTCGCTCGGTCTCGCCTATGACGGCGAGACCCTGCAGGTGCGATAG
- a CDS encoding DEAD/DEAH box helicase, whose translation MPFSKLGLHSSLVRGVQAMGYTDPTPIQLRAIPVVLSGSDLIASAQTGTGKTAAFALPVLNRLGPHRPGQPRVLVLEPTRELAAQVETSFRDLGRFTDVRATVLHGGVGYGRQRGELRQGVDIVIATVGRLLDFLQEKALRLDQIEVLILDEVDRMLDMGFIHDVKRIVGMCPGKRQTLFFSATVPPEIEAVARFALTNPVRVEIGVARSVNESVNHALFPVLHEQKFELLLALLAKTDFQSVIIFSRTKHGADRIARRLKSANHSVAVLHANRSQNQRVEALEGFKAGRYEIMVATDIAARGIDVAGVSHVINYDVPENPEDYVHRIGRTGRAMSVGDAFTLATPENSGDVRDIERFIGQKIPRLTLENFGYLGGQSPALDAGRSSQQPQRPRQRHGGRPANSGRPPGNRPRNEPGHHPKGKPGAHWRRRSG comes from the coding sequence ATGCCGTTTTCCAAGCTTGGCCTGCACAGCAGTCTTGTCCGGGGCGTTCAAGCCATGGGCTACACGGATCCGACGCCCATCCAGCTCCGGGCAATTCCTGTCGTGCTCTCAGGCAGCGACCTGATCGCCTCAGCCCAGACGGGCACCGGCAAGACCGCCGCATTCGCCCTTCCCGTGCTCAACCGGCTGGGACCGCATCGCCCGGGTCAGCCCCGGGTCCTCGTGCTGGAGCCGACACGGGAGCTGGCCGCGCAGGTCGAAACATCCTTCCGCGACCTCGGACGATTCACCGATGTGCGCGCAACCGTCCTGCATGGCGGTGTCGGTTACGGGCGCCAGCGCGGCGAACTCCGCCAAGGCGTCGACATTGTGATCGCCACTGTTGGACGGCTGCTCGATTTTCTTCAGGAAAAGGCGCTGCGGCTGGACCAGATTGAGGTCCTCATCCTCGACGAGGTCGATCGGATGCTCGACATGGGGTTCATTCACGACGTCAAGCGCATCGTGGGCATGTGCCCCGGAAAACGTCAGACGCTATTCTTTTCGGCAACCGTACCTCCCGAGATCGAGGCCGTGGCCAGGTTCGCCCTAACCAATCCAGTCCGCGTGGAAATCGGGGTCGCAAGGTCCGTAAACGAATCGGTCAATCACGCGCTGTTCCCTGTCCTGCACGAACAGAAGTTCGAGCTGCTTCTTGCGCTGTTGGCGAAGACCGACTTCCAGAGTGTGATAATCTTCTCCCGCACCAAGCACGGAGCGGATCGCATCGCGCGAAGATTGAAGTCCGCGAACCACTCCGTCGCCGTCCTGCACGCGAACCGCTCCCAGAACCAGCGCGTGGAGGCGCTGGAGGGATTCAAGGCGGGCCGCTACGAAATCATGGTCGCGACCGACATCGCCGCACGCGGCATAGATGTCGCCGGTGTGTCCCATGTCATCAACTATGACGTGCCGGAAAACCCCGAGGACTATGTTCACCGCATAGGCCGGACGGGGAGGGCAATGTCGGTGGGGGATGCATTCACTTTGGCGACGCCGGAGAATTCCGGCGATGTCCGGGACATCGAACGATTTATCGGACAGAAGATTCCGCGCCTGACACTCGAGAACTTCGGCTATCTCGGCGGCCAGTCGCCCGCGCTGGATGCGGGCCGATCAAGCCAGCAGCCCCAGCGTCCAAGGCAACGGCATGGAGGCCGCCCCGCAAATTCAGGCCGGCCCCCCGGGAACCGCCCGCGAAACGAACCCGGGCACCACCCGAAGGGAAAACCCGGCGCGCACTGGCGACGGAGATCCGGCTGA
- a CDS encoding DEAD/DEAH box helicase: MQKRPFSELGLSPEILKAVDKMGFEEASPIQTAVIPLALEGRDIVGQSSTGSGKTAAFAIPAISKVDSHVRAVQVLILCPTRELAVQVCEEVGKLAHFKRGIHAVPIYGGQSYDRQFRALAAGVQVVIGTPGRLLDHMERGTLKLDGLRLVVLDEADRMLDMGFRDDIERILAAVPAMRQLLFFSATIPRGIQDMIRRYSQDPSWVRIEAVTQNAPKVDQVYFEVERRSKVEVLTRVIDLHDFRYGIIFCSTKIMVDELDDLLHSRGYATDRLHGDMSQAQRDRVMEKFRRRGFEFLVATDVAARGLDLDDLEVVFNFDLPNDAEDYTHRIGRTGRAGREGRAFTLVSGRELWKLQSMVRFGRLKIRRENIPSLDQVEEARTNLFFEKLRATLDQGTFKRQDRLLDRLLEQGYPSTDICSALIHLLHGGEEKAEDGQDPKAADSSKKARKAGLTSASETDPAGQDRGGSRGPDKEKHAWTPPARTGRDAGFTTMFLNVGRKNRITPADVVGKIAGVTRLPAGVVGAIDIRQRHTLVDVSDEHLQMILEKMKGIRVKGQSLAPALATENDVATD, encoded by the coding sequence ATGCAAAAACGTCCCTTCAGCGAACTCGGACTCTCGCCCGAGATTCTCAAGGCGGTCGACAAGATGGGTTTTGAGGAGGCTTCGCCGATTCAAACCGCGGTGATCCCGCTGGCGCTTGAGGGGCGCGACATCGTGGGGCAGTCCTCGACGGGCTCCGGCAAGACGGCGGCTTTCGCAATTCCCGCGATTTCCAAGGTCGACTCCCACGTCCGTGCGGTGCAGGTCCTCATCCTGTGCCCAACGCGCGAACTTGCCGTCCAGGTGTGCGAGGAGGTTGGCAAGCTCGCGCACTTCAAGCGCGGCATTCACGCGGTTCCCATCTATGGAGGCCAGTCCTATGACCGGCAGTTTCGTGCGCTCGCGGCCGGCGTGCAGGTGGTGATCGGCACGCCTGGACGTCTGCTGGATCACATGGAGCGCGGCACCCTGAAGCTCGATGGGCTTCGTCTGGTTGTGCTGGACGAGGCGGACCGGATGCTCGACATGGGATTCCGCGACGACATTGAGCGCATCCTCGCGGCGGTGCCGGCCATGCGGCAGCTGCTCTTCTTTTCGGCGACGATACCGCGCGGCATCCAGGACATGATCAGGCGCTACTCACAGGATCCATCATGGGTGAGGATCGAGGCGGTCACCCAGAATGCGCCGAAGGTTGACCAGGTCTATTTCGAGGTGGAGCGCCGATCGAAGGTGGAGGTGCTCACCCGCGTGATCGATCTTCACGATTTCCGCTACGGCATCATTTTCTGCAGCACGAAGATCATGGTGGACGAGCTGGACGATCTGCTCCATTCGCGCGGGTATGCGACCGACCGCCTTCATGGCGACATGAGCCAGGCGCAGCGGGACCGCGTAATGGAGAAGTTCCGGCGCCGCGGCTTCGAGTTTCTCGTGGCCACGGATGTCGCCGCGCGCGGGCTGGACCTGGATGATCTGGAGGTTGTCTTCAACTTCGACCTCCCCAACGACGCCGAGGACTACACGCACCGCATCGGTCGAACCGGACGCGCGGGCAGGGAGGGCAGGGCATTCACCCTCGTTTCCGGACGGGAGCTTTGGAAGCTTCAGAGCATGGTCCGATTCGGAAGGCTGAAGATCCGGCGCGAAAACATCCCCTCCCTTGATCAGGTGGAGGAAGCGCGGACCAACCTGTTCTTCGAGAAGCTCCGTGCGACACTGGATCAGGGGACGTTCAAACGCCAGGACCGTCTGCTCGACCGCTTGCTCGAGCAGGGATATCCGAGCACGGACATCTGCTCTGCGCTGATCCATCTGCTTCATGGCGGCGAGGAAAAGGCGGAGGACGGGCAGGACCCGAAGGCAGCGGATTCTTCGAAGAAGGCCAGGAAGGCTGGTCTGACATCCGCGTCGGAAACGGATCCTGCCGGCCAGGATCGGGGAGGAAGCAGGGGACCCGACAAGGAGAAGCACGCGTGGACGCCGCCCGCGCGGACGGGACGCGATGCAGGTTTCACCACGATGTTCCTCAATGTCGGGAGGAAAAACCGCATCACGCCCGCGGATGTCGTCGGCAAGATCGCGGGCGTCACCCGTCTTCCCGCGGGGGTGGTCGGGGCGATCGACATCCGGCAGCGTCACACGCTGGTGGACGTATCCGACGAACACCTACAAATGATTCTGGAGAAGATGAAGGGCATCCGGGTGAAGGGGCAGTCGCTTGCTCCAGCCCTCGCGACGGAAAACGACGTCGCCACGGACTGA
- a CDS encoding dihydrofolate reductase: MEISVIAAQSLDGFIAKHDLPGSGFTSEADKLHFRRVLQTFDAMIFGRVSYEASKRSIRSRLSPSSPRFVMTRNPIPWASESVDGQLEFTSDSPAALIARLRARGCRRCAVLGGSQIHSLFLESDLIDKLVITIEPRLFGQGVSLLHRRADSRLRLDDIHRLPESDSLLATYSLIKPGGV, from the coding sequence ATGGAAATTTCTGTCATAGCGGCACAATCTCTCGACGGGTTTATCGCAAAGCACGACTTGCCTGGAAGCGGCTTCACCTCCGAGGCAGACAAGTTGCACTTCAGGCGCGTGCTCCAAACCTTCGACGCGATGATTTTTGGACGCGTGAGCTATGAGGCATCCAAGAGGTCGATCCGAAGCCGCCTCAGCCCGTCAAGCCCGCGATTTGTAATGACCCGGAATCCGATCCCATGGGCTTCAGAGTCTGTCGATGGCCAGTTGGAATTCACAAGCGATTCACCGGCTGCATTGATAGCCCGGCTCCGCGCGCGTGGCTGCAGGCGCTGCGCGGTGCTTGGCGGCAGCCAGATCCATTCGCTCTTTCTGGAAAGCGACCTCATCGACAAACTGGTCATCACCATCGAACCCCGACTTTTCGGGCAGGGAGTTTCGCTTCTCCACCGCCGCGCGGACTCCCGGCTTCGCCTGGATGACATCCACCGTCTCCCGGAAAGCGACTCCCTGCTTGCGACCTACTCCCTGATCAAGCCAGGCGGGGTGTAG
- the gmd gene encoding GDP-mannose 4,6-dehydratase has translation MKKALITGITGQDGSYLAEFLLSKGYEVHGVIRRASTFNTSRIDHLYRDPHVNGVRLFLHYGDLADSVQMVKLLYQLQPDEIYNLGAQSHVRVSFDIPEYTGDVDGLGAQRILEAIREAGLVKKVRYYQASSSEMFGKVQEVPQVETTPFWPRSPYGCAKVYAYWLTVNYRESYNLHASNGILFNHESPRRGETFVTRKITRAATRIKVGLQDSLYLGNLDAQRDWGYAKEYVEMMWLMLQQDKADDYVVATNETHSVKEFCQETFGLLGLDWEKHVKYDQRYERPAEVDLLIGNPAKAERQLGWKPRVRFRELVRIMVEADLELAKREAQISKLPMP, from the coding sequence ATGAAAAAAGCGCTGATCACCGGAATCACGGGCCAGGACGGTTCGTATCTCGCCGAGTTTCTGCTCTCCAAGGGCTACGAAGTGCACGGAGTGATACGCCGTGCCTCCACGTTCAACACGAGCCGCATAGACCACCTCTATCGCGATCCCCACGTGAACGGGGTTCGTCTTTTTCTGCACTACGGTGATCTGGCTGACTCGGTGCAGATGGTTAAGCTGCTTTACCAGCTCCAGCCTGACGAGATCTACAACCTCGGGGCACAATCCCATGTCAGGGTGTCGTTCGACATTCCGGAGTACACGGGCGATGTCGACGGGCTTGGCGCGCAGCGAATACTCGAAGCCATTCGCGAGGCGGGCCTCGTGAAGAAGGTGCGGTACTACCAGGCATCGTCATCGGAGATGTTCGGCAAGGTGCAGGAGGTGCCCCAGGTCGAGACGACTCCGTTCTGGCCCCGCTCGCCCTACGGGTGCGCCAAGGTCTATGCGTACTGGCTGACGGTGAACTACCGCGAAAGCTACAATCTGCACGCGAGCAACGGCATTCTCTTCAACCATGAGAGTCCCCGGCGCGGCGAGACTTTCGTCACCCGCAAGATCACCCGCGCGGCCACCCGCATAAAGGTCGGTCTCCAGGATTCCCTCTACCTCGGCAACCTCGATGCCCAGCGCGACTGGGGATATGCAAAGGAATACGTCGAGATGATGTGGCTCATGCTGCAGCAGGACAAGGCGGACGACTATGTGGTCGCCACCAACGAGACCCACAGTGTGAAGGAATTCTGCCAGGAGACGTTCGGGCTGCTCGGACTGGACTGGGAAAAGCACGTGAAGTACGACCAGCGTTATGAGCGTCCGGCGGAGGTCGATTTGTTGATTGGCAATCCAGCCAAGGCCGAGCGCCAGCTCGGATGGAAGCCCAGGGTGCGCTTCAGGGAACTCGTAAGAATCATGGTCGAGGCCGACTTGGAGCTCGCAAAGCGCGAGGCGCAGATATCGAAGCTGCCGATGCCATGA